AAGAACTTTCTGGTAATCGGTGCCGTCTTGATAAACAAACTGCTTAGGAAGAAGTTTTAACGCTTTTTTATCGTAAGATTTTCTTTCATCCTCATGTTTTAGAATAGAAGGAATAAAATGATCCAGCAATTCATACATTACATTGTAACCTGCATTTTCTATTTCTACCACAGCTTTATGATTATAAATTTTTTCAATCGAAAAGCTTTCAATATCCTGCAAAGCTTTATTTTCAGACTTATAAATGTCAAGAAGCCCGTGATCTAAATTCCCCTCCAGAATAGTCTCAAAATTGCTTTTATAAAGTTGAATCGATTTATTAATTAAAGCATTAATAACTTTTGCTCTTAAATAAGAAATCTGCTCGTTTTCATTCCCTATAGAGTTCAGTTTTTGCTCTACCCTGTTCACATCATCAGTTTCAGATTTCACCAATTCAAAGAAAAGGTTTTTGCAGTCTGCTGTTGAAACAATACCCAATCGGTGGGCATCTTCCATATCAATAATATTATAGCAAATATCATCGGCAGCTTCCACCAGCCATACAAAGGGATGTCTTTTAAAAATATAAGGATCTTCGCTTTCTGAGATTAAATGGGTACCTTTTGCAATCTCCAAAAAAATATCTTTTTCATTTTGAAAGAATCCGAATTTCTTTCTATGGATAATTCCTTTCTTTTTAGCAATGGCTTCACACGGATATTTTGCAATACTTGCCAGCGTTGAAAAAGTCAGCTGAATTCCTCCTTCATCTTTTCCTTGCTGCTGATGCGCCAAAACCCTGATCGCATTGGCGTTTCCTTCAAAATTCACCAGATCTGCCCATTCTTTTTCATTGAATTTAGACTTCAGATCATTTTCATTTCGTTCAAAATAACTTGCAATAGCATCTTCTCCGGAATGTCCGAAAGCCGGATTACCCACATCATGACAAAGACAGGCTGCAGCAATTACATTTCCTAAATTATGCAGGTAAAAACTTTTAGCATCTTCCGTTAAATCGTTTTTGAAATCATTATAAATAAATTCTCCAATGATACTCCCCAAACTTCTTCCCACCGATGAAACTTCAAGAGAATGCGTTAAACGGTTATGCACAAAGACACTACCCGGAAGCGGAAAAACCTGGGTTTTATTTTGCAGTCTTCTGAAAGCCGAAGAGAATATAATTCGGTCAAAATCTCTCTGAAAATCTGTTCTTGAAGCCTTTGTATGAGGATTGTTTCCTGTACGTTGATTGGTGAAAATCTGGTTTAAATTCATC
Above is a genomic segment from Chryseobacterium geocarposphaerae containing:
- a CDS encoding deoxyguanosinetriphosphate triphosphohydrolase, whose product is MNLNQIFTNQRTGNNPHTKASRTDFQRDFDRIIFSSAFRRLQNKTQVFPLPGSVFVHNRLTHSLEVSSVGRSLGSIIGEFIYNDFKNDLTEDAKSFYLHNLGNVIAAACLCHDVGNPAFGHSGEDAIASYFERNENDLKSKFNEKEWADLVNFEGNANAIRVLAHQQQGKDEGGIQLTFSTLASIAKYPCEAIAKKKGIIHRKKFGFFQNEKDIFLEIAKGTHLISESEDPYIFKRHPFVWLVEAADDICYNIIDMEDAHRLGIVSTADCKNLFFELVKSETDDVNRVEQKLNSIGNENEQISYLRAKVINALINKSIQLYKSNFETILEGNLDHGLLDIYKSENKALQDIESFSIEKIYNHKAVVEIENAGYNVMYELLDHFIPSILKHEDERKSYDKKALKLLPKQFVYQDGTDYQKVLGVIDFVSGMTDNYATDLYRKIKGIDIGMTV